The Hyphomonas sediminis genome contains the following window.
CGGCAGACTCCGAGCGCTTCCAGAAGGAATTCCAGGAGCGTACCGAGCTGTTTATGAAGGCTCTGGATGCGGACGAGACGTTGGCCCAGCTGCTCGCTTCGGAAGGCTTCGAGTCGGTTGAGGAAATCGCCTATGTGGCGCCTGACGACTTCATCACGATCGAAGGCTTTGACACCGATGTGGCTGAAGAGCTGCAGGAGCGTGCGCGCGAGTATCTCGAGCGTGTGGCCACCGAGAACGATGCGAAGCGCCGTGAACTCGGTGTTGAAGACGAAGTCATGGAACTTGAAAGCATGACCCCGTCCTTCGCTGTGAAGCTTGGTGAGCAGGGCGTGAAGACGGTTGAGGATGTCGCCGGTCTCGTGCCGGACGACATCACCGGCTATCGCGAGCCCGGCCCTGACGGCAAGCCGGTCTGGGTTGAGGGCATCCTGAAGAAGGGTGAGATGCGCAAGGACGACGCGCAGCTGTTCATCATGAAGGCGCGCGTTGTGGCTGGCTGGATTGAGCCGGGCGCGATCGACGAGATGCTGGCACAACAACGCGCAAGCCAAACGGCGCCGGAGCTGACCGAGGAGGAGCGTGCGCTCCTGGCCCTGGGTGAGCTTGGCAATTCGGGCGGCGATGAGGGAGACGAAGAGGCCCTTGCCGAGGAACTCGGCATCGATCTCTCCGAACTTGAAGTGGAGGGCGGCGATGACGAGGCCGCATCCCGAGAGTGATCCGCGCCTGATCGCAGACAATTTGGAAGATGGGCAGGGCGAGGAAGATACTTCCTCGCCTGAGCGCCTATGCGCGGTGACACGCGAGCGGTTGCCGAAGGCGGCAATGCTCCGGTTTGTGTTGTCTCCGGACGGTATCGTGACGCCGGACATCGCTGAACGCTTGCCGGGCAGGGGCGTCTGGGTGAAGGCGGAAAGGGGCGTTGTTGAAACAGCGGCTCGCAAGGGCGCCTTTGCGCGGGGTTTCAAGTCCCAAGTGACGGTTCCGGACGATCTTGCCGGATTTGTTGAGCGGTTGCTGCTGAAGCGGACCGTTGAGCTTCTGGGCCTTGCCCGAAAAGCGGGCCAGGCGATCTGTGGCTTTGATCAAGTGCGCGACGCGCTGAAGGAAGGGGCGCCCGCCTTCCTGCTGGAAGCGTCGGACGGTGCGGAAGATGGCCGTTCGAAGGTGTATTTTCTCGCAAAAGCCCTATATAGCGGCGTGAAAGTTGCCGGTGCGCTTAGCGCGCCGGAATTGGGCATGGCATTTGGACGCGACCGTGTGATACACGGGCTCGTCCGCAGGGGGGCCATCGCGGAGAACTGGGAGTTGGCCTATAGGCGCCTCACCGGCTTTCGCGAGGCTCCAGAGTTGACCTGGTTCAAGGATACGGACCGGTAGCGGAAACTGCCGGAACGCTGAGGCGTTCCGGCGCAACGTGTGATATGTAGGACGAATGAGCGATAACAACGATCAAGGCAATTCCGGCGGGCGCAAGCCGCTTACCGTGGTTCGGAAAACTTCCGGCACGGTGAAGCAGAGCTTCAGCCATGGGCGCTCCAAACAAGTGGTCGTGGAGACCAAGAAGCGCCGTCCGGTTTCCGCAGGGGGCGGGCAGGGTGAAGGTGGCGCAGGTGCTGCGCCGGCCGCGCCTTCTGCTGCAGAGGCAATGGAAGCCAAGTTCGTGGCGTTGGCCGCGAAGCTCGGCATCACCGTTGCGGAGCTGAAAGCCCGGCAGAAAGTGCTCGATCAGCGCAAGGCTGAGGAAGCCGCTCGCGCGAAGGAACTTGAACGCGAGAAAGCCGCTCAGGACCGCCTGCGCTCCGAACAGGAACGTAAGATCCAGGAGACGCGTGAACGCGAGGAAGCTGAAGCCCGCCGCAAGGCCGAGGAAGAAGCCGCCAAGGTTGCCGAGGCTGCCGCCCGTGAACGGGCAGAGCGCCAGGCAAAAGCGCCGCGCGCTGCTCCGGCGACTCCGGCACCGGCCGCTGCTGCCGGCGCCAGCGAAGAGGATGACAGCGGCCGCAACAAGCGTGGCAGCAAGCCTGTCCGCGATGATCGCGGCGACCGCGCCCGCGAAGCTGCCAACAAGGCCTCCTCTCGCGACACCGGTGAACGCCGCCGCGGCAAGCTGACAATTGCGTCTGCGCTCGGCGATGACGAAGCGCGTCAGCGGTCGCTTTCTTCTGTCCGCCGTGCCCGTGAACGGGAACGTGAGCGGCGGATGGGCGGGGCAGGCGATCGTGAAAAGGTCTCGATCGAAGTTACACTGCCTGAGACGATTACGCTTCAGGATCTGGCCGGCCGGATGAACGAGCGCGTCGCAGACGTTGTGAAGTTCATGATCCGTCAGGGCGAAATGCTGCGAGGCAACGATATCATCGATGCCGACACGGCCGAGCTGATCGCGGCCGAATTCGGCCACTCGGTTAAGCGTGTTGCTGAATCGGACGTCGAAATCGGCCTTGAAGGGGAAGCGGACCGCGCCGAGGATCTGAAGCCGCGCGCCCCGATCGTGACGATCATGGGTCACGTCGATCACGGCAAGACTTCTCTGCTCGATGCTCTGCGTAAGACGGACGTTGCCGCCGGCGAAGCGGGTGGCATCACCCAGCATATCGGCGCCTATCAGGTGCAGCTCAAATCGGGTGAGCGGATCACGTTTCTCGACACGCCGGGCCACGCGGCCTTCACGGCGATGCGGGCGCGCGGTGCGAACGCAACCGACATTGCGATCCTCGTTGTGGCGGCCGATGACTCGATCATGCCGCAGACGATCGAATCCATCAATCACGCCAAAGCGGCCGGAGTTCCGATCGTCGTCGCAGTGACCAAATGCGACGTGTACGAAGCCAATCCGGAAAAGGTGCTGACAGACCTTCTGCAACACGACATCCAGGTTGAGGCCATGGGCGGCGCAACCCAGGCCGTCAAGGTTTCGTCCAAGACCGGAATGGGCCTTGATGAGCTGACTGATGCGATCTCGCTGCAGGCTGAACTGCTTGAGCTGAAAGCAAACCCCGATCGCGACGCCGACGGCGTGGTGATCGAGTCGAAGCTCGACAAAGGCCGTGGACCCGTTGCGACCGTGCTGGTGAAACGCGGCACGCTGAAGCGTGGCGATATTGTCGTGGCTGGCGGCCAGTGGGGCAAGGTACGCGCACTTGTTGACGAGCGTGGCCAGCAGCTTCCCGATGCGGGCCCGTCGCTTCCGGTCGAAGTTCTCGGTCTTGATGGCGCGCCCGATCCGGGCGAGGCCTTTGTGGTTGTCGACAGCGAATCCCGCGCTCGCGAGATTACGGAATACCGTGTCCGGACGAAACGCCAGATTGCCGGGAATGCAGGTGCAGCAGCGCGTGCGTCTCTCGACCAGCTGATGAACCGCCTCAAAGACGGCGCCATCGAGACGAGCGAGCTCCCGGTCGTCCTCAAGGGGGACGTGCAGGGCTCGGTCGAGGCGATCACCATGTCGCTCGACAAACTGTCGACCGAAGAAGTCCGCGCACGTGTCATCCACGGCGCTGTGGGCGGTATTTCGGAATCCGATGTGCTCCTGGCACGTTCTTCCAACGCACCGATCTTCGCGTTCAACGTTCGTGCCAACAAGCAGGCGCGTGACCTGGCGGAGCGTGAAGGCGTCGAGATCCGGTACTACTCGATCATCTACGACCTGATCGATGACGTGAAAGCGACACTGTCGGGTATGCTTGCGCCGGAGAAGCGCGAGACCTTCCTTGGCTATGCCGACATTCTGGAAGTCTTCAACATCACCAAGGTTGGCAAGGTTGCCGGCTGCCGGATTTCCGAAGGCAAGGTCATGCGTGGCTGCGGCGTACGCCTGCTGCGCGACAACGTCGTTATCCACGAAGGCAAGCTCAAGACGCTCAAGCGCTTCAAGGATGAGGTGGGCGAGGTCAATGCCGGTATGGAATGCGGTATGGCATTCGAGCGGTATGAAGACATCCGCGTTGGCGACAAGATCGAGTGCTTCCAGGTCGAGGAAATCGCAAGGACGCTTGCGTAACCGAAACAGATGGCACGCCGTCCCACTCCTCCAGGACTTCCTTCCCAGCGCCAGTTGCGCGCTGGGGAGATTATCCGTCATGCGCTTGCCGAGATCATCTCGCGCGAGGACTTCCGCGATCCGGACCTCGCCAATGTGATCGTCACGGTAGGCGAGGTGCGCTGCTCGCCCGATCTCAAGCATGCCAACATCTTCGTCACACCGCTGGGTGATGAATCCGCGGACGGCCGCGCCCGGCTCGCGGAAGCGCTGACACGGGCGAGGGGCTTCCTGCGCGCCCGTCTGGGCCGAGAGATCGACATGAAGTTTACGCCCGAACTGCACTTCATCGCCGATGCGTCCTATGACGAAGCGACGGCCATTGACCGGCTGCTGGCTGACCCGCGTGTGCGGCGGGATGTTGAAAGCGGCGATTGAGGGCAGCGCTTCGCCGTCTTTCTGCCTTTTTGCTTTGTCATTTGACAGGATGGGGTGGTCCTGCCAGCCCTTTCTATCAGGGTAACGGGGCTCAGAATGGACCGTCAGACACTCGACATGGAAGGCGCCCGCCAGGGCGAAGTATCGGCGGCATCGCTGCAATTGGCTGACGACACGATCGCCATCCGCAGAATTGCTACCATGTCGATCGAGCGGCATGAGTTTGCCCCTTGGGACACTCCGCGCAATCGCAAGACACAAGGCGTGTATGCCACGCTGTGTGTGTCGCTTCTCTTCATTGGCCTGCTGGCACTGGGTTGGTGGGCGCTTCGGCCCGGCCAGGAGGATGCCGTCTTCGGCCTGTTTCCCGGCATCGGAATGCTGCTGATCGGTGTACTCTTGGGGGTGCGGGCGGCCATGATCGCCGTCATGCTGAAGCGCCGCGAGCCGTATTTTCGGCTTCTGATCGGCACGTCGGACGGTCGGCAAATCCCGCTGGTGGACAACAACCGCGATGTGCTGGTGCAAATTCGCGATGTGGTCCGTCATAAGCTCGACACGGGCGACACGGCAGTGACGGGCGACTTTGATCTCAATCTGGACCGCGTGAATTTGCGGTTGCCGAAGGATGTGACCCTCGGCGCAGCGGTTGTTGCCGCCGATCCGCCGACAGCGCCCGCGCGCGCACGCGACGTGGATGACGACGTGTTTGATGGCCCCAGCCTCAAATTCTGACGGCACCTATCGCCGCAGGCTGCAGCAACGGTGATTGACGAGGGCCGGTGCTTGGCCCTATGCGGCGCGATCAGATAACAGATCATACTCCCCGGGCGTTCGAACCGCCGGGTTGGCATTTGCTGGAGATTACTTTGTCCCGCCAGAGAAAGCGTAAAGGCGAGCCCATCACGGGCTGGATCAACCTGTTCAAGCCCGTGGACATGACCTCCACCCAGGCTGTGGCGATCATCAAGCGGCTCTACAATGCCGACAAGGCGGGCCATGGCGGCACGCTCGATCCGCTGGCGGATGGTATCCTGCCGATCGCGCTTGGCCAGGCGACCAAGACCGTCCAGTGGGCCATGGACTCCCACAAAGAATATATTTTCACTATCCGCTGGGGTATTTCGACCGCCAGCCAGGACGCAGAAGGCGAAGTGACAGCCACTTCCGATGTGCGCCCGGACCGGGCTGCCGTCGAGGCGGCGCTGAAGAATTATATCGGTACGATCCGACAGGTGCCGCCGAAGTTTTCCGCCATCAAGGTCGCCGGTGAACGTGCCTATGACCTGGCGCGGGAAGGAGAAGCCTTCGAGCTGGAAGCCCGCGAGGTGGACGTGCACGCAGCCAGCGTGATTGGCATGCCTGACGCCGACCATACGGTGATCCACGTCGTTTCCGGCAAGGGCTTCTATGTCCGCGCGATGGCACGCGACCTTGCTCACGATCTTGGCGCGGAGGGCTATATCAGCCAGTTGCGCCGCAACCGCGTTGGCGCGTTTGGCGCGCAGGCGGCAGTCTCGATCGAGGACCTTGAGGCCCTGAAAGAAGACAAGCCCGGTCTGATGGCAAAGCTCCAGCCGCTGCACGCAGTGCTCTCAGGCATGCCGCAGGTGCAGGTTTCGGCACATGACGCGGCCAATATCCGTCAGGGCCGGTCGGTCATTCTGCTGCCGCATGTGGTGGAGCAATGGCGCGAAGGCCGCAAAGACGAGGACGACCGGGTGGCCCTTGCGCTGGCCGGAGACGACGCTGTGGCGCTTGGCGAAGTACGCGCTGGGCAGTTTGAGCCCGTTCGCGTTTTCGCCGGTTAATCAAACATCAGACGGCCCTGCCGCCCCGGCCAGCGCGCCGGGTGAAGCAGCGCATTCCAGTGTTTCCGTGTCGTTGCCTGCGCAAGGCGTTCTCTTCGGGTAAGAGACTTTCCGGAAAATAGAAGCGGCGCTGGCGGCGGCGGTGGCTCATGAGAAGCTCCATACATCAGTCTCCGGACTGGCTGTGCCATCCGGGTTTGGGGCAGTTCAGGTGGCTTAGCCAGCAGTCTTTCAGACAGCTGGCCTTCTCGGGGAAATCGCAGTGCGATTTCTGATCTCTCGAAGGGAGCCTTGCGCGGCGGGCGCCGCGGCGCCCGGGAAAGAAATTTTGTGTGGGGTGTGGGCGCTACGCCCGCCGCGCATCTGCCAACCGGAGTTTCGGGCAGTTCTTCGGGATGACTTCGGCGCTGCCAGGTCTTGCCCGTCCCTCGGGCAATCGCAGTGCGATTGCTGATCCTCGGAACTCCTCAACTCTCGTGGCCTTGGCGGATAAACACCAAGGCGGGCCAGTCGGGTTTCTCTACCGGCTTTTTAGTCCGGCTCACCTGGATCAGCGTCCCTAGAGAGATTGCGGGCCGTTACGTCCGCCGCCTCCCATCCTCCGGGGCGCCCTCCCACAAACCGAACGGTACCGGCCCGGCTCCTTGTGAGAGGATGCGGGCATTGTGATCGCGTGGGGGAGCCTGCCGGATAGGTCTGGCCAGCCCGCTCTATGGTTCGACTTCGCTCACCATGAGCTTCGGGAGGGTGAGGCTTTGAACTTCGAGGGATTCTGGGTCCCGGATAATCGCTTCCGCGATTTCCGGGATGACACGGGGAGGGGGCGTGGCGGTGTTGGATAGGGTGGGGCTTGTCCGCCGGTGGAGTGCGCCGATCAGGCTTTCTTGGGTTTGCCGGCTTCCAGCACTGCGCGGGTGACGCGGAGGGTGCGGCTGGCGATGCGGACTTCCATGAGGAAGGAGACAAGCGCGACCGAGAGGAAGAGCATCGAGGCGACAAAGAGGACCGAGACGGCCTGGGCGACCGGGATGGGCACAAGCTGGCCGGTGAACAGAAGGATGATGACAACGCAGATCAGCAGGGCAGCAAGCGTCGACAGGGAGATGGCCCGGTGGATCCGTTCCATCCGCTTGTCGAGCACGGCAAGCTCGGCATGGAACAGCAGGCGGGTATCAAGATCGGCTTCCGACAGGCCGCCTTCCAGCGCCCGCCAGCGATCCACCACCCGCGCCAGACGGTTTGCTATCACGTTCAGCAGGGCGCCGATGCCGGCCAGCGTGAAGACAGGCGCAATGGCGAGCTGGATGATATGGGCGACTTCTTCAGGAAGCTGGGTAGGGTCCATTCCGGGCGGGTCCGTTGGTGAACTCCCGGATGATTCCGGGGCCGGGAAAACCTAAACGAAGACAATGATGTTGTCGCCGGCCGATGCGCCGGGGCAGAAGCTTGCCGGATCTGGCAGCGGGAGGGGCAAAACTCATCACGCCGCCCCCTTTCATTTCCCCCTCAAATAGGTCATAAGCCGCGCTTTGGGGCGGAGGCCTGCCTGCTGACCCTGCTGGACGACATCCCGGCCGTGGCCAACAAGAAAGAGCCGCTCCCAAAAAATCACGCCAATTCAGGCGCTTATTGAAACCGGCGCTCTCCGGAGCGCGCCAGAAAAAGAAGGTATGCCGATGTCGATTACTGCAGAACGTAAGCAGGAACTCATCAAGAAGTTCGCCACCAAAGAGGGTGACACGGGTTCTCCGGAAGTCCAAGTTGCGATCCTCACCGAGCGGATCAACAACCTGACCGACCACTTCAAGACCAACAAAAAAGACAACCACTCCCGCCGCGGCCTCCTGACCATGGTCGCCACGCGCCGGAAGCTGCTCGACTATGTGAAGGGCAAAAGTGAGGATCGTTACACGAAACTCATCACAGAGCTCGGCATCCGCCGCTAGGCTCTGACAAAACAGCCCGCCGGGCATTGGGGCCACGGCGGGC
Protein-coding sequences here:
- a CDS encoding RNA-binding protein; the encoded protein is MTRPHPESDPRLIADNLEDGQGEEDTSSPERLCAVTRERLPKAAMLRFVLSPDGIVTPDIAERLPGRGVWVKAERGVVETAARKGAFARGFKSQVTVPDDLAGFVERLLLKRTVELLGLARKAGQAICGFDQVRDALKEGAPAFLLEASDGAEDGRSKVYFLAKALYSGVKVAGALSAPELGMAFGRDRVIHGLVRRGAIAENWELAYRRLTGFREAPELTWFKDTDR
- the infB gene encoding translation initiation factor IF-2, with protein sequence MSDNNDQGNSGGRKPLTVVRKTSGTVKQSFSHGRSKQVVVETKKRRPVSAGGGQGEGGAGAAPAAPSAAEAMEAKFVALAAKLGITVAELKARQKVLDQRKAEEAARAKELEREKAAQDRLRSEQERKIQETREREEAEARRKAEEEAAKVAEAAARERAERQAKAPRAAPATPAPAAAAGASEEDDSGRNKRGSKPVRDDRGDRAREAANKASSRDTGERRRGKLTIASALGDDEARQRSLSSVRRARERERERRMGGAGDREKVSIEVTLPETITLQDLAGRMNERVADVVKFMIRQGEMLRGNDIIDADTAELIAAEFGHSVKRVAESDVEIGLEGEADRAEDLKPRAPIVTIMGHVDHGKTSLLDALRKTDVAAGEAGGITQHIGAYQVQLKSGERITFLDTPGHAAFTAMRARGANATDIAILVVAADDSIMPQTIESINHAKAAGVPIVVAVTKCDVYEANPEKVLTDLLQHDIQVEAMGGATQAVKVSSKTGMGLDELTDAISLQAELLELKANPDRDADGVVIESKLDKGRGPVATVLVKRGTLKRGDIVVAGGQWGKVRALVDERGQQLPDAGPSLPVEVLGLDGAPDPGEAFVVVDSESRAREITEYRVRTKRQIAGNAGAAARASLDQLMNRLKDGAIETSELPVVLKGDVQGSVEAITMSLDKLSTEEVRARVIHGAVGGISESDVLLARSSNAPIFAFNVRANKQARDLAEREGVEIRYYSIIYDLIDDVKATLSGMLAPEKRETFLGYADILEVFNITKVGKVAGCRISEGKVMRGCGVRLLRDNVVIHEGKLKTLKRFKDEVGEVNAGMECGMAFERYEDIRVGDKIECFQVEEIARTLA
- the rbfA gene encoding 30S ribosome-binding factor RbfA, yielding MARRPTPPGLPSQRQLRAGEIIRHALAEIISREDFRDPDLANVIVTVGEVRCSPDLKHANIFVTPLGDESADGRARLAEALTRARGFLRARLGREIDMKFTPELHFIADASYDEATAIDRLLADPRVRRDVESGD
- the truB gene encoding tRNA pseudouridine(55) synthase TruB, with translation MSRQRKRKGEPITGWINLFKPVDMTSTQAVAIIKRLYNADKAGHGGTLDPLADGILPIALGQATKTVQWAMDSHKEYIFTIRWGISTASQDAEGEVTATSDVRPDRAAVEAALKNYIGTIRQVPPKFSAIKVAGERAYDLAREGEAFELEAREVDVHAASVIGMPDADHTVIHVVSGKGFYVRAMARDLAHDLGAEGYISQLRRNRVGAFGAQAAVSIEDLEALKEDKPGLMAKLQPLHAVLSGMPQVQVSAHDAANIRQGRSVILLPHVVEQWREGRKDEDDRVALALAGDDAVALGEVRAGQFEPVRVFAG
- a CDS encoding DUF2721 domain-containing protein; translation: MDPTQLPEEVAHIIQLAIAPVFTLAGIGALLNVIANRLARVVDRWRALEGGLSEADLDTRLLFHAELAVLDKRMERIHRAISLSTLAALLICVVIILLFTGQLVPIPVAQAVSVLFVASMLFLSVALVSFLMEVRIASRTLRVTRAVLEAGKPKKA
- the rpsO gene encoding 30S ribosomal protein S15; translated protein: MSITAERKQELIKKFATKEGDTGSPEVQVAILTERINNLTDHFKTNKKDNHSRRGLLTMVATRRKLLDYVKGKSEDRYTKLITELGIRR